A stretch of the Pelmatolapia mariae isolate MD_Pm_ZW linkage group LG23, Pm_UMD_F_2, whole genome shotgun sequence genome encodes the following:
- the LOC134620685 gene encoding transmembrane protein 237B-like, translating to MDTGGATTRRVRELPPLPQRGQRSLPTMSSQDTEDVPAPKHKKKRAKKETNGVDDTDDQGMEMGGMGSRRASGIGDHLTLEATVEAPPQRRRKKKKTATIGLEDDHTDLVNGDTVDQTTDEEVVRKPRKKKRSKVVETQLPDELDVPEDDIIADTPPPLPQHSLFAAPQGQSQPVGKVFVERNKRFQAAERSEWRKTSDPMDNMADFQHMQPLWTTRDVSIRVHGGFRVFGLYCQGFLAGYAVWNVVMVYMLAGQHLTALSNLLEQYQSVAYPSQSLLYMLLAISTVAAFDRVNLAKGPVALREFITLDPAALASFLYFSALVLSLSQQMTSDRINLYSNNTALLPTRLEHQILHPWVTVNLVVALLVGLAWILIAIRPETDYTEGYLMAMEIEPPKPEDKSEMTA from the exons AGAGGTCAACGATCTCTTCCCACGATGTCGAG TCAAGACACAG AAGATGTTCCAGCACCAAAGCACAAGAAGAAGAGAGCGAAAAAGGAGACAAATGGGGTGGACGATACAGACG ATCAGGGGATGGAGATGGGAGGCATGGGCAGCCGCAGGGCTTCTGGAATCGGGGATCATCTGACCCTTGAAGCCACAGTCGAGGCCCcgccacagaggaggaggaagaagaagaaaactgcCACTATAG GTCTTGAGGACGACCACACCGATCTGGTGAACGGAGACACCGTGGACCAGACCACAGATGAAGAAGTGGTCAGGAAACCCCGAAAGAAAAA GAGGTCCAAAGTTGTTGAGACGCAGCTTCCCGATGAGCTGGATGTACCGGAGGATGACATCATCGCCGACACCCCTCCTCCATTGCCCCAGCATTCCCTGTTCGCCGCCCCACAGGGTCAGAGCCAGCCGGTCGGGAAGGTGTTTGTGGAGAGAAACA AGCGTTTCCAGGCTGCTGAACGCTCTGAATGGAGGAAGACCAGCGACCCGATGGACAACATGGCAGACTTCCAGCACATGCAGCCGCTGTGGACCACCAGAGACGTTTCCATCAGAGTGCATGGAGGCTTCAG GGTGTTCGGTCTATACTGTCAGGGCTTCCTGGCGGGCTACGCCGTGTGGAACGTGGTGATGGTGTACATGCTAGCCGGGCAGCACCTCACCGCCCTGTCCAACCTGCTGGAGCAGTACCAAAGCGTGGCGTATCCCTCCCAGTCTCTGCTCTACATGCTGCTGGCCATCAGCACAGTGGCAGCCTTCGACAG GGTGAACCTGGCCAAAGGCCCCGTGGCTCTGCGGGAGTTCATCACGCTGGATCCGGCGGCTCTCGCCTCGTTCT TGTATTTCTCAGCGCTCGTCCTCTCTCTGAGCCAGCAAATGACCAGCGATCGGATCAACCTCTATTCCAACAACACGGCACTACT GCCTACAAGGTTGGAGCACCAGATTCTCCACCCATGGGTGACTGTCAACCTGGTGGTGGCCCTGCTGGTGGGCCTGGCCTGGATTTTAATTGCCATCAGACCTGAGACAGACTACACGGAGG GTTACCTAATGGCCATGGAGATTGAGCCTCCAAAGCCAGAGGACAAATCAGAAATGACTGCCTGA
- the LOC134620684 gene encoding cytochrome P450 20A1, with translation MLDFAIFAVTFVIILVGAVLYLYPSSRRASGIPGLNPTDEKDGNLQDIIDRGSLHEFLVSLHDEYGSVASFWFGGRPVVSLGSVSELQQHINPNHTTDSFETMLKSLLGYKSGMGGGASESVMRKKVYESAINSTLKNNFPLVLKLVDELVKKWKSFPEGQHTPLCAHLLGLAMKTVTQLALGERFCDDTEVLAFRKNHDAIWSEIGKGYLDGSLEKSSSRKAHYEKALSEMESMLLSVAKDRKAQRKQTVFVDALLQSNFTERQIMEDCMVFTLAGCVIAANLCIWALYFLSNSEEVQDKLHQELEDVLGSDPVSLDKIPQLRYCQQVLNETVRTAKLTPVAARLQEVEGKVDQHVIPKETLVIYALGVVLQDEETWSSPYRFDPDRFEEESARKSFCLLGFSGNQTCPELRFAYTVATVVLSTLVRQLKLHRLKGQVAEIRSELVSTPKDETWITVSRRSS, from the exons ATGCTGGACTTTGCCATCTTTGCTGTTACGTTTGTCATCATCCTGGTGGGCGCTGTCCTTTATTTGTACCCG TCATCCAGAAGGGCCTCTGGTATCCCAGGTCTCAACCCCACAGATGAGAA GGATGGAAACCTGCAGGATATCATCGACAGAGGCAGTCTGCATGAGTTTCTTGTCAGCCTGCATGATGAGTACGGCTCCGTGGCCTCGTTCTGGTTTGGCGGTCGGCCCGTGGTCAGCTTGGGCTCCGTGAGCGAGCTTCAGCAACACATCAACCCCAACCACACCA CCGACTCCTTTGAAACGATGCTGAAGTCACTGCTGGGCTACAAGTCCGGGATGGGAGGTGGGGCCAGCGAGTCCGTCATGAGAAAAAAAGTGTACGAAAGTGCCATCAACAGCACGCTGAAGAACAACTTCCCACTCGTGCTCAAG CTGGTGGATGAGCTGGTGAAAAAATGGAAGTCATTCCCAGAGGGTCAGCACACGCCTCTGTGTGCCCACCTGCTGGGCCTGGCCATGAAGACGGTCACCCAGCTGGCTCTGGGCGAGCGGTTCTGCGACGACACTGAGGTCCTTGCCTTCCGCAAGAACCACGATGCG ATCTGGTCAGAAATTGGAAAGGGCTACCTGGACGGCTCCCTGGAGAAGAGCTCCAGCAGGAAAGCGCACTATGAGAAGG CTCTGTCAGAGATGGAGTCCATGCTGCTGTCAGTGGCAAAGGACAGGAAAGCCCAGAGGAAGCAGACGGTGTTTGTGGACGCTCTGCTGCAGTCCAACTTCACAGAGCGACAG ATCATGGAGGACTGCATGGTGTTCACTTTGGCTGGATGTGTCATCGCTGCGAACT TGTGTATCTGGGCTCTTTACTTCCTGTCCAATTCAGAGGAAGTGCAGGACAAGTTGCACCAGGAGCTGGAGGACGTATTGGGTTCTGATCCGGTTTCCCTCGACAAGATTCCTCAGCTCAG ATACTGCCAACAGGTCCTGAACGAGACGGTGAGGACTGCCAAGCTCACCCCCGTCGCGGCTCGGCTTCAGGAAGTGGAGGGCAAAGTCGATCAGCACGTCATCCCCAAAGAG ACGTTGGTGATTTACGCCTTAGGAGTGGTTCTGCAAGATGAGGAAACCTGGAGCAGCCCTTACAG GTTTGACCCAGATCGATTCGAGGAAGAATCGGCCAGGAAGAGCTTCTGTCTGCTCGGATTCTCAGGGAATCAGACGTGTCCAGAGCTCAG GTTTGCCTACACTGTGGCTACGGTCGTCCTCAGCACGTTGGTGCGGCAGCTGAAGCTCCACCGACTGAAGGGGCAAGTGGCCGAGATCCGATCTGAGCTGGTATCCACACCGAAGGACGAAACCTGGATCACCGTCAGCAGAAGAAGCAGCTAA